One Phocaeicola dorei genomic region harbors:
- a CDS encoding RagB/SusD family nutrient uptake outer membrane protein, with amino-acid sequence MKNYIQYLTIGALLMGSLTSCNDFLDREPLDKVTPEKFFSAEADLAAYAINNYKFVTVDDKYGINLFGKDNDTDNQASGTSNSFWIPGEKKVAADRGEWKWEDIRSCNYFFDQVLPRYEEGAITGNQDNVKHYIGEMYVNRAYSYFQLFTKFGDLPIVTTALPDIQGELVEASKRQPRHKVARFIIEDLKKAEDMLLNNPPGGKNRISKNVAYLLHARVALYEATWEKYHRGTAFVPGGSGWPGKDAQGYDADVEINYFLDEAIAASKFVADQMVGNLAENTDTPEGMNASLVSINPYYTMFCDENMEGYKEILMWKKFDESLGVTSNLQMELCRNGGGSGWTRGMVNSFLMRNGLPVYASGSGYNPDWEKEGVVATVQNRDSRLGIFTKKPGDVNYYGDDGTPSICQISLIFGDAGSLATTGYIVKKGKHYSTHMANDHSAGTSGGIVFRGAEAMLIYMEASYEKNGTVDGTADGYWRALRTRAKVDPDYNKTIAATNMLEEAKGDFAAYSHGTMIDPTLYNIRRERRNELCAEAFRWDDLKRWRALDQFKTTPYRTEGMRYWGSVYEEQLKDLCIVNPSTGNMSSPESSVYILPYEKILENNTIAKQKGFLFTPAHYLEPIGVAVFRQTASDPNDFTSSSVYQNPGWKYEASTGAVSVE; translated from the coding sequence ATGAAAAATTATATTCAATATTTAACTATCGGAGCTTTGCTGATGGGCAGCCTGACAAGTTGTAATGACTTCTTGGATAGAGAACCATTGGATAAGGTTACTCCTGAAAAATTCTTTTCTGCAGAAGCGGATTTAGCAGCTTATGCCATAAATAACTATAAGTTTGTTACTGTGGATGATAAGTATGGTATTAATCTTTTTGGAAAAGATAATGATACAGATAATCAGGCAAGCGGAACAAGTAATTCGTTTTGGATTCCTGGTGAGAAAAAAGTTGCTGCCGACCGTGGCGAGTGGAAATGGGAGGATATTCGTTCATGCAACTACTTTTTTGACCAAGTATTACCAAGATATGAGGAGGGGGCTATAACTGGTAACCAAGATAATGTGAAACATTACATTGGAGAAATGTACGTGAACCGTGCATATAGCTATTTTCAACTTTTTACAAAATTTGGTGATCTGCCTATTGTCACAACGGCACTTCCCGATATTCAAGGTGAATTGGTGGAAGCTAGCAAGCGCCAACCGCGTCATAAGGTTGCTCGTTTTATTATTGAAGATTTAAAAAAGGCGGAAGACATGTTGTTGAATAATCCTCCGGGTGGTAAAAATCGTATTTCTAAAAATGTAGCTTATTTGCTTCATGCTCGTGTAGCTTTATATGAAGCTACTTGGGAAAAATATCATCGTGGTACAGCTTTTGTACCGGGAGGAAGCGGATGGCCGGGTAAAGATGCGCAAGGTTATGATGCTGATGTGGAAATTAATTATTTCCTTGATGAAGCGATTGCTGCTTCGAAGTTTGTTGCAGACCAAATGGTAGGCAATTTAGCAGAGAATACAGATACTCCGGAAGGAATGAATGCTTCATTGGTTTCTATCAATCCATATTATACCATGTTCTGTGATGAGAATATGGAAGGGTATAAGGAGATTCTAATGTGGAAAAAATTTGATGAATCATTGGGGGTAACCAGTAATTTGCAGATGGAACTTTGTCGTAATGGTGGTGGATCAGGCTGGACACGTGGTATGGTCAATTCATTCCTTATGCGTAATGGTTTGCCTGTTTATGCCAGTGGTTCGGGGTATAATCCCGATTGGGAGAAGGAAGGTGTAGTTGCTACGGTACAGAATCGTGACTCTCGTCTTGGTATATTCACTAAAAAGCCGGGAGATGTGAATTATTATGGTGATGATGGTACACCCAGTATTTGTCAAATCAGTTTGATATTCGGTGATGCGGGCAGTTTAGCAACAACAGGTTATATTGTAAAGAAGGGTAAACATTATTCAACTCATATGGCGAATGACCATTCTGCCGGTACCTCTGGAGGTATTGTTTTCCGTGGTGCGGAAGCTATGCTTATCTATATGGAAGCTTCATACGAGAAGAATGGAACTGTTGACGGAACGGCAGATGGATATTGGAGAGCGTTACGTACACGTGCAAAAGTAGATCCGGATTATAATAAGACAATTGCCGCAACTAATATGCTGGAAGAAGCAAAAGGGGATTTTGCCGCTTATTCACATGGAACTATGATTGATCCGACTTTGTATAATATTCGTCGTGAGCGCCGTAATGAACTTTGTGCTGAAGCTTTCCGATGGGATGATTTGAAACGCTGGAGGGCACTTGATCAGTTTAAAACGACTCCTTATCGCACGGAAGGTATGCGTTATTGGGGTAGTGTATATGAGGAACAATTAAAAGATCTTTGTATAGTAAATCCGTCAACAGGAAATATGTCTTCTCCTGAATCAAGTGTGTATATACTTCCATACGAAAAAATATTGGAAAATAATACCATTGCAAAACAAAAGGGATTCCTCTTTACTCCTGCCCATTATTTAGAGCCCATTGGGGTGGCTGTATTCCGTCAGACTGCATCAGATCCCAATGACTTCACCTCATCTTCGGTTTATCAAAATCCAGGATGGAAATATGAGGCTAGTACAGGGGCTGTTTCGGTCGAATAA
- a CDS encoding SusC/RagA family TonB-linked outer membrane protein, translating into MLKRLKSVSMLLFLMGASTGAAYAVANPGVTDVKITQQSGTCTGVVKDATGETVIGASVVVKGTTNGTITGLDGDFSLSNVKKGDIIQISFVGYITQEVLWNGTPLNVILKDDTQTLDEVVVVAFGTQKKVNVTGAVSTVGAKEIAARPVSSTVEALQGVVPGMNISTSSDGGSLKGNKEFNIRGTGTIGKGSSVSPLVLIDGMEGDINAINPQDIENISVLKDAAASSIYGSRAPGGVILITTKKGKSGKPSINYNNNFRFNSPLNMPHMADSYSFALAINDQLTNGGQSPMYSEKKLQQILDYQHGKSTQYMWATDAGRWNAFDDPNRQDVMPTANTDWLHELFGDSFTQEHSISVNGGTDVMQYYMSANYLDEGGLLKYGDDGRQRYSFTGKINADLAKWLKVGYSVRFNRIDYSSPSFASAGENKENVFYFDVCRYWPVIPVVDPNGFYTAESKIYQLTEGGRYNTQNDVVAQQLQFLIEPIKNWKTTIELNYRSNYNFSHTDYQTVYAYDVNKNPYAIANTTSGVTEYAYKSNFFNPNIFTEYSLELENGHNMKAMVGFQSELFKQRDITAKQNNIMSGIPTLNTTTDNARASGGYQEWATAGFFGRINYDYKGRYLVEANLRYDGSSRFLRDQRWNWFPSFSLGWNVAREAFFEKYTNIVNTLKVRGSWGELGNQNTDNWYPFYRIIDYKQNNGGWLVNGLKPNTAAESSLVSALLGWEKTQTLNIGFDLGMLDNRFNLNFDYFQRKSIDMVGPGQELPTILGIAVPNVNNLNMTSKGWELQVSWRDQIRDFRYGVTLALSDNQVVIDKYPNPSKDLGQTYYDGAHLGDLWGYQTIGIAKTQAEMDAHLAKVDQSSMGSNWGAGDIMYADLDGDGVISAKDNTADNHGDKVLLGNKTPRYNFGLNLDAAYKGFDLKVFFQGTLKRDYMPGSGAESMMFWGAVGYWQTNFFEPHLDYFRPADTTSPLGANVDGYYPRPLESDKNRKAQSRYMQNAAYCRLKNVTLGYTLPADLTKKFYVNNLRFFVSAENLFTITNLCDTFDPETIGVGNWEGCTYPLSKTISFGLSATF; encoded by the coding sequence ATGTTAAAACGACTAAAATCAGTCAGTATGTTGCTGTTCCTAATGGGTGCCTCTACCGGAGCAGCATACGCGGTCGCCAATCCCGGCGTTACCGACGTGAAAATCACACAACAAAGTGGTACATGTACAGGAGTTGTCAAGGATGCTACGGGTGAAACTGTCATTGGTGCATCTGTAGTAGTGAAAGGTACGACTAATGGTACTATTACCGGACTTGACGGTGACTTTTCTTTGTCAAATGTAAAAAAAGGAGATATCATTCAGATCTCTTTTGTCGGTTACATTACTCAAGAGGTTCTTTGGAATGGTACCCCTTTGAATGTTATTTTAAAAGATGATACCCAGACTTTGGATGAAGTGGTAGTCGTTGCATTTGGAACGCAGAAGAAAGTGAATGTGACCGGTGCTGTATCTACTGTCGGAGCGAAAGAGATTGCGGCACGTCCTGTTAGTTCTACGGTTGAAGCTCTGCAAGGAGTTGTTCCTGGCATGAATATTTCAACAAGTAGTGATGGTGGTTCATTGAAAGGTAACAAAGAATTCAATATTCGTGGTACAGGAACTATTGGTAAAGGCTCATCAGTATCTCCTTTGGTGCTGATTGATGGAATGGAAGGGGATATTAATGCTATTAATCCACAGGATATTGAGAATATTTCTGTTTTGAAAGATGCTGCTGCGTCTTCTATTTATGGTTCACGTGCGCCGGGAGGTGTCATTTTGATTACTACTAAAAAAGGTAAGTCAGGAAAACCATCTATTAATTATAATAATAATTTCCGATTTAACTCTCCATTGAATATGCCTCATATGGCAGATTCATACAGTTTTGCATTAGCTATCAACGACCAGCTGACCAATGGAGGACAGTCGCCAATGTATAGTGAGAAGAAATTGCAACAAATTTTGGATTATCAGCATGGTAAATCTACACAATATATGTGGGCTACGGATGCTGGACGTTGGAATGCATTTGATGACCCAAATCGTCAGGATGTTATGCCAACCGCTAATACTGATTGGTTGCATGAGTTGTTTGGTGATAGTTTTACTCAGGAGCATTCAATTAGTGTAAATGGTGGTACGGATGTAATGCAGTATTATATGTCTGCCAATTATCTGGATGAAGGAGGATTATTGAAATATGGGGATGATGGCAGACAACGCTATTCATTTACTGGTAAAATCAATGCGGATTTGGCAAAATGGTTGAAAGTAGGGTATAGTGTTCGTTTTAATCGTATTGATTATAGTTCCCCTTCCTTTGCAAGTGCCGGCGAGAATAAGGAAAATGTATTTTATTTTGATGTATGCCGTTATTGGCCTGTAATTCCTGTTGTAGATCCTAACGGTTTTTATACCGCAGAGTCTAAAATTTACCAATTGACTGAAGGGGGACGTTATAATACTCAGAATGACGTTGTGGCACAACAACTCCAGTTTCTTATTGAACCAATTAAAAATTGGAAAACCACTATTGAATTAAATTATCGTAGTAATTATAATTTCTCGCATACGGATTATCAAACGGTTTATGCTTATGATGTAAACAAGAACCCATATGCTATTGCCAACACAACTTCGGGAGTAACAGAATATGCATATAAAAGCAATTTCTTTAATCCGAATATCTTTACAGAGTATTCATTGGAGTTAGAAAACGGGCATAATATGAAAGCAATGGTCGGTTTTCAAAGTGAGTTGTTTAAACAACGTGATATTACTGCAAAACAAAATAACATAATGTCTGGCATTCCTACTTTAAATACAACTACGGATAATGCACGTGCCAGTGGTGGCTATCAGGAATGGGCAACAGCCGGTTTTTTTGGTCGTATCAATTATGATTACAAAGGTCGCTATCTGGTTGAGGCGAATCTGCGTTATGACGGTTCTTCACGTTTTTTACGCGATCAACGTTGGAATTGGTTCCCTTCTTTCTCTTTAGGCTGGAATGTGGCACGTGAGGCCTTTTTTGAGAAGTATACTAATATTGTCAATACATTGAAAGTTCGTGGCTCATGGGGTGAACTTGGTAATCAAAATACAGATAATTGGTATCCTTTTTATCGCATTATTGATTATAAACAAAATAATGGCGGTTGGTTGGTCAATGGCTTGAAACCTAATACTGCAGCCGAGTCCAGTCTCGTTTCGGCATTGTTAGGTTGGGAAAAGACCCAAACTTTAAATATTGGTTTTGATCTTGGTATGCTGGACAATCGTTTTAATTTGAATTTTGATTATTTCCAGCGTAAGTCAATTGATATGGTTGGGCCGGGACAGGAATTACCAACAATCTTAGGTATTGCCGTTCCAAATGTGAATAATCTGAATATGACTTCGAAAGGTTGGGAATTACAAGTAAGCTGGCGTGATCAGATACGTGATTTCAGATATGGTGTCACATTGGCTTTATCCGACAACCAGGTTGTAATTGATAAATATCCTAATCCGTCAAAAGATTTAGGCCAAACATATTATGATGGGGCACATTTGGGAGATCTTTGGGGATATCAGACAATAGGAATAGCTAAGACTCAGGCGGAAATGGATGCGCATCTGGCGAAGGTGGACCAATCTTCTATGGGTTCCAACTGGGGAGCAGGTGATATAATGTATGCCGATTTGGATGGTGACGGTGTGATAAGTGCAAAAGATAATACAGCAGACAATCATGGAGATAAAGTTTTGCTGGGTAATAAGACACCACGATATAACTTTGGCTTGAATTTGGATGCGGCTTATAAAGGCTTTGACTTGAAAGTGTTCTTCCAAGGAACATTGAAACGTGACTATATGCCGGGATCGGGTGCTGAAAGTATGATGTTTTGGGGAGCTGTAGGGTATTGGCAGACCAATTTTTTTGAGCCTCACTTAGACTATTTCCGTCCTGCTGATACAACGAGCCCGCTAGGAGCGAATGTCGACGGGTATTATCCACGTCCTTTAGAAAGCGACAAGAATCGTAAAGCACAAAGTCGCTATATGCAAAATGCTGCTTATTGTCGTTTGAAAAACGTAACGTTGGGATATACTTTACCGGCAGATTTGACTAAAAAATTCTACGTGAATAATTTACGTTTCTTTGTGTCTGCAGAGAATTTGTTTACTATAACCAACCTGTGTGATACTTTTGATCCTGAAACAATAGGTGTAGGCAATTGGGAAGGATGTACTTACCCATTGTCAAAGACTATTTCATTCGGATTAAGTGCAACCTTTTAA
- the nanU gene encoding SusD family outer membrane lipoprotein NanU, translated as MKKILAYLMVGIAFTGCNSLDLEPISSIADNKYWQTEAQVDAFNVGLHSKFREKCSYSIFLFGEPRADYYFGESTFGSATQGNERMWNNSLNDVNTVVSNFGNLYEVINQANLMINKVEGMSMNESTKKYYLGEVYGIRAFLYFQLLRSYGDVVIWTDFSEGSSLDLGNLARPASSAADVMKLIVDDLQASETAFGDNYGFRNDSQRYFWSKAATMMLKGEVYMWRGKHMGGGNEDYTTAKNALQEVRNQTDKFGLLEDFSEVFSYDNKNNKEIIFAIRNARDEYNMWGDVTYNNNMFPQQNILFGYMDENGNPISSLGDKVKVNGTIRYPVNKDVYTKCFNDNDTRKRSTLQAAYEKKEDGTLSLYGLYPAKFLGTLLDGADTRSPLDDYPVYRYADCLLLLAQAKAFLGEDPVEEINAVRKRAYGEDYFNAHPEVQYPNDNDAALYADNKSVKPDNAGAMEAVLKERMREFMVEGKRWYDLRLAGDEYVLEHTTAEATRLLWPIDKNTLTNNSALKQTPGYESSGGK; from the coding sequence ATGAAAAAAATATTAGCATATTTAATGGTTGGCATAGCTTTTACCGGGTGTAATTCTTTGGATTTGGAGCCAATAAGTAGTATTGCCGATAATAAATATTGGCAGACAGAAGCACAGGTGGATGCTTTTAATGTGGGGTTACATTCTAAGTTTAGAGAGAAATGTAGTTATAGCATTTTTCTTTTTGGAGAACCTCGTGCGGATTATTATTTTGGAGAGTCAACATTTGGTAGTGCTACCCAGGGTAATGAACGTATGTGGAACAACAGTTTGAACGATGTGAATACGGTTGTTTCTAATTTTGGAAATTTATATGAGGTGATTAATCAGGCTAATCTGATGATAAACAAGGTGGAAGGTATGTCGATGAATGAAAGTACCAAGAAATATTATCTGGGCGAAGTTTATGGTATCCGTGCTTTCCTTTACTTTCAGTTGTTACGATCTTATGGAGATGTAGTGATATGGACCGATTTCTCGGAAGGGTCGAGCTTGGATCTTGGAAATTTAGCAAGACCAGCTTCTTCTGCTGCTGACGTAATGAAATTGATTGTTGATGATTTACAGGCTTCAGAAACTGCTTTTGGGGATAATTATGGGTTTAGAAATGATTCTCAGCGTTATTTTTGGTCTAAAGCAGCTACCATGATGTTGAAGGGTGAAGTATATATGTGGAGAGGAAAACACATGGGAGGTGGTAACGAAGATTATACAACAGCGAAAAATGCATTGCAGGAAGTGAGAAATCAAACCGATAAATTTGGTTTGTTGGAGGATTTCTCTGAAGTATTTTCTTATGATAACAAGAATAATAAAGAGATAATATTTGCGATTCGCAATGCACGCGATGAATATAATATGTGGGGGGATGTAACATATAATAATAATATGTTTCCACAGCAAAATATATTATTCGGATATATGGATGAGAATGGTAATCCCATTAGTTCATTGGGTGATAAAGTGAAAGTGAATGGTACGATCCGTTACCCAGTTAATAAGGATGTGTATACTAAATGCTTTAATGATAACGATACCCGTAAGCGAAGCACACTTCAGGCTGCTTATGAAAAAAAGGAAGATGGAACTTTATCTCTTTATGGGTTGTATCCGGCCAAGTTTTTGGGTACATTGCTTGATGGGGCTGATACGCGTAGTCCATTGGATGATTATCCTGTTTATCGGTATGCAGATTGCTTGTTGTTGTTAGCTCAAGCTAAGGCTTTTTTAGGAGAGGACCCTGTGGAAGAAATTAATGCAGTACGTAAACGTGCCTATGGTGAAGATTATTTTAATGCACATCCGGAAGTACAATATCCCAATGATAATGATGCCGCACTTTATGCGGATAATAAGTCTGTAAAACCGGATAATGCCGGTGCAATGGAAGCTGTTCTAAAAGAACGTATGCGTGAGTTTATGGTTGAAGGAAAACGTTGGTATGATCTGCGCTTAGCAGGTGATGAATATGTATTGGAACATACTACAGCAGAAGCAACCCGTTTGCTTTGGCCTATTGATAAGAATACATTGACTAATAATTCGGCATTGAAGCAGACACCAGGATATGAATCTAGTGGAGGAAAATAA
- a CDS encoding SusC/RagA family TonB-linked outer membrane protein — MLKRLKSVSMMLFLMGASTGAAYAVASPGVTDLKITQQSGTCTGVVKDATGETVIGASVVVKGTTNGTITDFDGNFTLNDVKNGDVIQISFVGYITQEMKWNGTPLNVILKDDTQTLDEVVVVGYGGSQKRAALTTAITKMDDQVLKKAAYSNVGQSLQGSVSGLRVVNTTGQPGSSPNITLRGGATITGDNSAALIIVDGIVRNNMADINSSDIESIQVLKDAASTAIYGARANGGVILIETKKGKEGKVDVNYKFKMGMNFARKGYEYLNAGDYLYYTRLGFKNANQAVAGYSDGWNPDTQNGCGTTKNNYDVRYLEGNEDLVNQGWQTMTDPYSGKQLVYKDYHGAMDDEIFNSPALMQDHYISINGGNDKGTFAASLGYYDEDGQVVGTGYQRFNGSLNGSYKLFPFLTINAGTTYSWSTQPTLSWTGTYEFFYRTRGMRPTWNPWNEDGSPNSADTNISDGNPAYFRDKLLYSDGTNKSTYNIGFKLDILPKKLVLNGNASLYRYDYMVEKFNKAYQLENKDTNTTREASVEQERYTQQQYNATLTYTDTFADKHNLEVMLGGEYFTYDQFKLAAKTQNSPTDDIPTLNVGATRTETSTTKSAYRILSSFGRLNYNYEMKYLLSVVFRYDGISKLKDNRWGFFPGVSAGWNITEEQFWKDSNVSDLISTFKPRLSYGVNGNVNGLGNYTVYGEYATTKPYGGETGIYNSALVNTGLRWEQSQSFEAGLDIGFFNNRLSFILDYYNRKTKDLLTDLALPGYTGFDKIATNLGTLRNSGFEAEVRANIINKGGFTWDMTANLSTVANKIIKLPDNKEVNNRVGGAQVWDPNKGELVWVGGRQEGGKLGELIAYKQNHIFKDWDDVKKYANNRIDNVANLYGPGKAAEYAGKQGWKPIEPGDVCWEDMDGNDVIDSYDRYVVGNIFPNITGGFSTTFSYKNWSLYGRFDYALGHTLYNDLKARTLGQYQGTWNIITDVKDMWTEDNPNTDLSKYYFGDQNIKKNITRSNNGLTAADNNNSHYYEKGDYLCLRELTLSYTLPKSLISKCFMTDASVYVTGQNLFYITGYEGTSPEPAVSTEYGRGIDNGRYPTPRTVLFGLSVSF; from the coding sequence ATGTTAAAACGACTAAAATCAGTCAGCATGATGCTGTTCCTAATGGGTGCCTCTACCGGAGCAGCATACGCGGTTGCCAGTCCCGGCGTTACCGATTTGAAAATCACACAACAGAGTGGAACTTGTACAGGTGTTGTCAAAGATGCTACAGGGGAAACTGTTATTGGTGCATCTGTGGTAGTAAAAGGAACTACCAATGGTACCATCACAGATTTTGATGGTAATTTCACTTTAAATGATGTAAAGAATGGAGATGTTATTCAGATTTCTTTCGTTGGTTATATCACTCAAGAAATGAAATGGAATGGAACTCCGCTGAATGTTATTTTGAAAGATGATACTCAAACTTTGGATGAAGTTGTTGTTGTCGGCTATGGTGGTTCTCAAAAACGTGCAGCTTTGACTACTGCTATTACTAAAATGGATGACCAGGTCTTAAAGAAGGCGGCTTATAGTAATGTGGGACAGTCATTACAAGGATCTGTATCGGGATTACGTGTTGTCAATACTACAGGGCAGCCAGGTAGCTCACCTAATATAACTTTGCGTGGGGGAGCAACAATTACGGGGGATAATAGTGCCGCATTAATTATTGTTGATGGAATAGTGCGTAATAATATGGCAGATATTAACTCCTCGGATATAGAATCTATCCAGGTTTTGAAGGATGCTGCATCGACCGCTATCTATGGTGCTCGTGCTAATGGGGGTGTTATCTTGATTGAAACGAAAAAAGGTAAAGAGGGAAAAGTAGATGTTAATTATAAATTCAAGATGGGTATGAACTTTGCCCGCAAAGGATATGAATATCTGAATGCTGGTGATTATTTGTATTATACTCGACTGGGATTTAAAAATGCTAACCAAGCGGTAGCAGGATATAGTGATGGATGGAATCCTGATACTCAGAATGGTTGTGGTACAACTAAAAATAACTATGATGTACGTTATTTGGAAGGCAATGAGGATTTGGTGAATCAAGGATGGCAGACGATGACTGATCCTTACTCTGGTAAACAGTTGGTTTATAAAGATTATCATGGAGCTATGGATGATGAGATTTTTAATTCACCTGCGTTGATGCAAGATCATTATATCAGTATCAATGGTGGAAATGATAAAGGAACTTTTGCTGCCAGTTTAGGGTATTATGATGAGGATGGTCAGGTCGTTGGAACTGGTTATCAACGTTTTAATGGCTCCTTGAACGGCTCCTATAAGCTCTTCCCATTTTTGACAATAAATGCAGGAACTACTTATTCCTGGTCTACACAGCCTACATTGTCATGGACAGGTACTTATGAGTTCTTTTATCGTACACGTGGTATGCGTCCTACTTGGAATCCTTGGAATGAGGATGGTAGTCCTAATTCGGCTGATACTAATATTTCCGATGGTAATCCCGCTTATTTCAGAGATAAATTACTGTATTCTGACGGAACGAATAAAAGCACTTATAATATAGGATTTAAATTGGATATTCTTCCAAAGAAATTAGTGTTAAACGGTAACGCTTCTTTGTATCGTTATGATTACATGGTGGAAAAATTTAATAAAGCGTACCAATTGGAGAATAAAGATACAAATACAACACGTGAGGCTTCTGTGGAGCAGGAACGTTATACTCAACAGCAATATAATGCTACATTGACTTATACCGACACTTTTGCTGATAAGCATAATTTGGAGGTCATGTTAGGGGGTGAATATTTTACTTATGATCAGTTTAAGCTTGCGGCAAAAACTCAAAATTCTCCTACTGATGATATCCCTACTTTAAATGTAGGCGCAACTCGCACTGAAACTAGTACTACTAAGAGTGCTTATCGAATACTTTCTAGTTTTGGACGTCTGAATTATAACTATGAAATGAAATACTTACTTTCTGTTGTGTTCCGTTATGATGGTATTTCTAAATTGAAGGATAATAGATGGGGATTTTTCCCTGGAGTTTCTGCCGGATGGAATATTACAGAAGAGCAGTTTTGGAAGGATTCCAACGTTTCTGATTTGATTTCCACCTTTAAACCTCGTCTTAGTTATGGTGTGAATGGTAATGTGAACGGTTTAGGTAATTATACGGTATATGGTGAGTATGCAACAACGAAACCTTATGGTGGTGAAACCGGTATATACAATAGTGCATTGGTTAATACAGGGTTACGTTGGGAACAGAGCCAAAGCTTTGAAGCCGGACTTGATATTGGTTTCTTCAATAATCGTTTGAGCTTTATTCTGGATTATTATAATCGCAAGACAAAAGATTTGCTTACCGATCTTGCTTTACCAGGGTATACAGGATTTGATAAGATTGCTACTAATTTGGGTACTCTTCGTAATTCTGGTTTTGAAGCGGAAGTACGTGCTAATATCATAAATAAAGGTGGATTCACTTGGGATATGACAGCAAACCTTTCTACTGTAGCTAATAAAATTATAAAATTGCCTGACAATAAGGAGGTTAATAACCGTGTAGGTGGTGCTCAGGTATGGGATCCTAATAAAGGAGAGTTAGTATGGGTTGGCGGCCGTCAGGAAGGTGGAAAGTTAGGTGAGCTTATTGCCTATAAACAAAATCATATTTTTAAAGATTGGGATGATGTAAAAAAATATGCAAACAATCGAATTGATAATGTCGCAAATTTGTATGGTCCGGGTAAGGCAGCAGAATATGCAGGTAAACAAGGTTGGAAACCTATTGAACCAGGAGATGTTTGTTGGGAGGATATGGATGGAAATGATGTGATAGATTCATATGACCGTTATGTCGTTGGTAATATATTTCCTAATATAACCGGTGGATTCTCTACTACATTCAGCTATAAAAATTGGTCGTTGTATGGACGTTTTGATTATGCATTAGGACATACATTGTATAATGATTTAAAGGCTCGTACATTGGGCCAGTATCAAGGCACATGGAATATTATAACTGATGTGAAAGATATGTGGACAGAAGATAATCCGAACACAGATTTATCTAAATATTATTTTGGCGATCAGAATATCAAAAAGAATATCACACGTTCTAATAATGGTTTAACTGCTGCTGATAACAACAATTCTCATTATTATGAAAAGGGGGATTATTTGTGTTTGCGAGAGCTTACATTAAGTTATACATTACCGAAATCACTAATCAGTAAATGTTTCATGACGGATGCTTCTGTTTATGTCACAGGTCAGAATTTGTTTTATATAACTGGTTATGAAGGTACATCTCCGGAACCGGCTGTAAGTACAGAATATGGTCGTGGTATTGATAATGGACGTTATCCTACTCCAAGAACTGTATTATTTGGTTTATCTGTTTCATTTTAA